Proteins from one Sabethes cyaneus chromosome 2, idSabCyanKW18_F2, whole genome shotgun sequence genomic window:
- the LOC128736345 gene encoding fer-1-like protein 6, which produces MLTVIPFCFESIDQPFLVCVTIHKARNLIVLNENTFVLVSYNGTYRRTRTFRNSDCPYFNEFFTFETKTSLENLLKTSISVAIFSQTCCSKRNRCIGEFSIDLKTIWENTHHAFLQKWAVLENPAAATASQENAGFLQLDLSIVSSSQPSIPAAFPAKDTDIIEGNLLAPLAENEGLQRVKYYIKNFRGMFTIKSDYIMEVCFGGIQSRTKIARNCTFHEWNEQLVFIGTFPSLSQLFIFNLLINECCYKRSIAKIELPFSKLSEHIDGVYSLPAFGPNYIYFYNGHQDSNFVGSLLLEIGTEIYHNRSVAPKLGNASPIIAPLNTATYWTEAEFVIRVAILNVLVFDSSKPATVKISLNCLANSSNSTELKLIKMPISKVRYANFQEFEPLKRPVLEVTFKCPDVRWKLAPSIALYRIGQFGKYLLDTYQLFRIENGAKSINVLKIALGSVCADIHAKLLAAKGNLYAESDKRLTHWDRKWMLFLNEQIESLITCLREIQIKSEKASTAEDVQSIHNELTDLITILTKISTDNQNTFPAAFIRIRQVPERRRCTHNSAEGCTLNCGKPQFSAICRINVIDYLLIPTEGTVESETGVKHAKRSSILAKPFMCQHSCAPEWCGCVYAKLDVAIWAGTLQEATEWDKQQSGGHQNRDYPVRKHSLQCHESSVAMKCTVNVHQAKIQAGFDKSGLSDPKLTVIFERAEMTTSVIPQTLSPLWNEVIEFRNVKMLKCNDWFQSGESTLMLHLQDEDKPMCSQISDETIGIGWYKCTPKALIEKSSGDVNETSGHDHAGTMLLSGNQSSLLLDRKQGSNGQLSAENRKTNNTPDQRPPEVSNKTYRTKMERDSLLDLWREFNVRKDSVLRWVGVYQNGQRLAAILMSAELEQIKLDVENAESVNRIQGIPKEICPITEKYHVEVLFAGLRQLDKSKTNSIGRFRVQLNFGELKLTSGISCKKFGKSINFLDIYAKGILMLPIKHEYWPPIIIQHMDCSQSNKLNVVGANIIENPEAVMETEDSKSIQHYLLHSSGGTPTHAKRETISTETDFFGTENSPLVEAKHASVLSHKVRPALLAFRAFVENKLKTVTKVGNQANAVTFRRGSTEAEYTWWTKFYNSCSSQPCDYKHKLKLYPCELEKVPEFEQFQDWSSKYALSKKTQQLSLRSVKPYAQLKCKIWITPSTKGLPPSKQLNPLSNFRLRSIPALVTVSQLTVVVYIVQGLNLRSRDIFSLSDAYVTLEYGKQKIVDRPNYVKDRSNPIFGRRFVLHGEIPRDQILRISIVDRDTCSPDDLIGTTEIDIEDRFRSRHCMCLGFPEEYSSNGYNAWRHPSSPSELLEKICNECGIIAPNYVGNVVQLAGQTFYDESTISVNESLRERLALTALKNFQRIPVLGSFLVPEHVETRALFHSDHPGIEQGKLQLWIEIYPTGCVPTLLNITPNPPKAYELRVIVWNTADVILDEKNIFGTRMSDIYVKCWLQCVEESQLTDIHYRSLDGTGNFNWRMIFPLNYSSAETMMVVRRKKSFYEQLETEEKVPPLLTVQVWDNDLFSRDDFLGTLNLNLAHLPQPATKPSKCILQTTMKSAGGQDANLFRVDKLRGWYPIVGKVDNKIVQTGKIELELEVLTEEEAILRPAGRGRKSPQSLPAPSRPDASFNWYRNPLKSLRVIVWPTVRRAVIIGSIVALIVLVCIGVIRSFPASVVNEAFARKASLERTVRTGQAEEEQESA; this is translated from the exons ATGCTTACGGTGATTCCGTTTTGCTTTGAAAGTATTGATCAACCATTTCTAGTATGCGTCACTATTCACAAAGCTCGTAATTTAATCGTCCTCAATGAGAACACCTTCGTGCTAGTGTCGTACAACGGAACGTATCGCCGAACACGTACTTTCCGCAATTCCGATTGTCCCTACTTTAATGAG tttttcacctTTGAAACCAAAACATCTCTTGAAAATCTTCTTAAAACTAGTATAAGTGTGGCAATATTCAGCCAAACCTGCTGCTCGAAACGAAACCGTTGCATTGGAGAATTTTCCATAGATTTGAAAACGATTTGGGAAAACACTC ATCATGCATTTTTGCAAAAGTGGGCCGTGCTGGAAAATCCTGCAGCCGCAACGGCCAGCCAAGAAAATGCAGGATTTCTACAGTTAGATCTCTCGATCGTATCTAGTTCTCAACCGTCCATACCAGCTGCTTTTCCCGCGAAGGATACTGACATAATTGAAGG TAATCTTCTTGCACCGTTGGCGGAAAACGAAGGCTTACAACGAGTTAAGTATTATATTAAAAACTTTAGAGGAATGTTCACTATTAAATCCGATTACATAATGGAAGTCTGTTTCGGCGGAATACAG TCGAGAACTAAAATAGCACGTAATTGTACATTTCATGAATGGAATGAACAACTTGTCTTCATCGGTACATTTCCCTCGCTATCCCAactgtttatttttaatcttttAATTAACGAATGTTGTTACAAAAGAAGCATAGCAAAGATTGAATTACCATTCTCTAAGCTATCGGAGCACATTGATGGCGTCT ATAGCCTACCGGCATTTGGACCAAACTACATTTATTTCTACAACGGCCATCAAGATTCGAATTTCGTCGGAAGTTTACTACTGGAAATTGGTACCGAAATTTATCATAATCGTTCAGTTGCCCCAAAATTAGGCAATGCTTCGCCAATCATTGCCCCTCTTAACACGGCTACCTACTGGACGGAGGCAGAATTTGTTATCAGAGTGGCTATTCTCAACGTACTGGTTTTTGATTCCTCCAAACCTGCCACGGTTAAGATATCATTGAATTGTCTTGCTAATAGCTCCAATTCAACAGAATTGAAACTCATCAAAATGCCAATATCGAAAGTTCGTTACGCAAACTTTCAAGAGTTTGAACCGCTAAAACGTCCCGTCCTGGAAGTAACCTTCAAGTGTCCCGACGTTCGCTGGAAGCTAGCACCCTCGATCGCATTGTACCGCATCGGGCAGTTcggtaaatatttgcttgaTACGTATCagctttttcgaattgaaaatgGTGCGAAATCGATTAATGTCCTCAAGATAGCCCTCGGTTCCGTGTGCGCAGATATTCATGCAAAACTGTTAGCTGCAAAAGGAAATTTGTACGCCGAATCAGACAAGCGACTAACCCACTGGGATCGAAAGTGGATGCTGTTTCTTAATGAACAAATT GAATCGCTCATCACATGTTTACgtgaaattcaaataaaatccgAAAAGGCGTCAACTGCAGAAGATGTCCAATCTATACACAATGAGCTGACCGATCTGATaacaattctaacaaaaatcAGCACTGAT AACCAGAATACATTTCCAGCAGCGTTCATTCGCATACGCCAGGTTCCTGAACGTAGAAGATGTACCCATAACTCGGCGGAAGGGTGCACGTTGAATTGTGGGAAACCACAGTTCAGTGCAATCTGTCGGATAAACGTCATCGATTATCTTCTCATCCCTACGGAGGGTACAGTCGAGAGTGAAACTGGCGTGAAACATGCCAAAAGAAGTTCAATATTAGCGAAGCCATTCATGTGTCAACATTCCTGCGCTCCCGAGTGGTGTGGGTGTGTGTACGCCAAGCTGGATGTGGCTATCTGGGCGGGTACGCTTCAGGAAGCCACCGAGTGGGATAAACAGCAGTCCGGAGGTCATCAAAATAGGGACTATCCGGTACGAAAGCATTCGCTTCAGTGCCACGAATCGTCGGTGGCAATGAAATGCACTGTCAATGTGCATCAAGCAAAAATTCAAGCCGGATTCGATAAGAGTGGTTTGAGTGACCCAAAGCTCACGGTGATTTTTGAACGCGCAGAAATGACAACATCG GTAATTCCACAAACGCTATCTCCACTATGGAATGAAGTAATCGAATTTCGTAACGTTAAAATGTTGAAATGTAATGATTGGTTTCAATCTGGCGAGTCAACTCTTATGTTGCATTTGCAAGATGAAGACAAACCCATG TGTTCGCAGATATCGGATGAAACAATTGGCATCGGTTGGTATAAATGTACTCCCAAGGCACTAATCGAAAAATCTTCGGGTGATGTCAACGAAACGTCTGGTCACGATCATGCCGGTACGATGTTGTTATCAGGGAATCAATCTTCATTATTACTAGATAGAAAGCAAGGGTCAAATGGGCAACTTTCTGCAGAGAaccgcaaaacaaataatacgCCTGACCAACGCCCTCCAGAAGTGAGCAATAAAACATACCGCACGAAAATGGAACGCGATTCCCTGCTTGACCTGTGGAGGGAGTTCAACGTTCGGAAAGACTCGGTGTTACGTTGGGTGGGAGTTTACCAAAACGGACAACGGTTGGCTGCTATTTTAATGTCTGCGGAATTGGAGCAG ATAAAATTGGACGTTGAAAACGCAGAATCTGTTAATCGGATTCAAGGTATTCCGAAAGAAATATGTCCAATTACAGAAAAATATCACGTTGAAGTTCTGTTTGCTGGTCTAAGACAGTTGGATAAAAGTAAAACTAACAGCATTGGAAGATTTCGCGTTCAACTGAATTTTGGAGAACTGAAATTAACAAGTGGAATTTCGTGTAAAAAATTCGGtaaatcaataaattttttAGACATCTATGCTAAAGGGATTCTT ATGCTTCCTATAAAACACGAATACTGGCCTCCAATAATCATTCAACATATGGACTGCTCCCAAAGCAATAAATTAAATGTGGTCGGCGCAAATATCATTGAAAATCCGGAAGCAGTAATGGAAACGGAAGACAGCAAGTCTATTCAACACTATCTGCTTCACTCCTCCGGCGGCACGCCAACGCATGCCAAACGCGAGACGATTTCTACggaaacagatttttttggcaCGGAAAATTCTCCCTTGGTTGAAGCAAAACACGCGTCTGTGTTGAGCCACAAAGTTAGGCCGGCTCTGCTCGCTTTTAGAGCATTTGTTGAAAACAAACTCAAAACCGTGACGAAGGTAGGAAATCAGGCAAACGCTGTGACTTTTAGACGAGGTTCTACTGAAGCGGAATATACCTGGTGGACTAAATTCTACAATAGCTGTAGCTCCCAGCCGTGCGATTATAAACATAAATTGAAG CTTTATCCCTGCGAACTTGAGAAAGTCCCTGAATTCGAACAATTTCAAGACTGGAGCTCGAAATATGCATTGTCAAAGAAAACACAGCAACTTTCGTTGCGGTCTGTGAAACCGTACGCCCAATTAAAGTGCAAAATTTGGATAACGCCATCCACTAAAGGCTTACCGCCATCAAAGCAACTAAACCCTCTTTCGAATTTCAG GCTTCGTTCTATCCCTGCCTTGGTCACGGTTTCTCAGCTAACCGTAGTTGTCTACATCGTTCAAGGTTTAAATCTTCGATCCCGCGATATTTTCAGTCTATCGGATGCCTATGTCACGCTGGAATATGGTAAACAAAAAATAGTTGACCGTCCGAATTACGTTAAAGATCGCTCCAATCCGATATTCGGAAGAAGATTTGTGTTGCATGGAGAAATACCCAG GGATCAAATCCTAAGAATATCAATCGTTGATCGAGACACTTGTTCACCGGATGATCTTATTGGGACGACAGAAATCGATATTGAGGACCGCTTTCGGAGTCGACACTGCATGTGCTTAGGTTTTCCCGAGGAATACAGCTCTAACG GATACAACGCATGGAGACATCCTTCGAGCCCAAGTGAACTATTAgagaaaatttgcaatgaatgcGGAATCATTGCACCTAACTACGTTGGAAATGTCGTCCAGTTAGCAGGGCAAACCTTCTATGATGAAAGCACCATATCTGTCAACGAAAGTCTTCGTGAACGATTAGCACTGACTGCTCTAAAAAACTTTCAACGAATACCCGTTCTAGGCAGCTTTCTGGTTCCCGAGCATGTTGAAACCAGAGCCCTGTTTCACTCGGATCATCCAGGGATTGAACAAGGCAAGTTGCAACTTTGGATCGAGATCTACCCTACCGGATGTGTTCCTACCTTGTTGAACATCACTCCTAATCCACCGAAAGCATACGAGTTACGAGTCATTGTTTGGAACACTGCAGATGTAATACTCGATGAGAAAAATATTTTCGGGACTCGGATGAGCGATATCTACGTGAAGTG CTGGTTGCAGTGCGTGGAGGAATCTCAGCTAACCGACATACACTACCGGTCGTTGGACGGAACGGGAAACTTCAACTGGCGTATGATATTCCCTCTTAATTACTCCAGTGCTGAAACCATG ATGGTAGTGAGGCGAAAGAAAAGTTTTTACGAGCAACTTGAAACCGAAGAGAAAGTTCCTCCCTTACTGACGGTACAGGTATGGGATAATGATCTGTTTTCGCGTGATGATTTCTTGGGCacattgaatttgaacttagcACATTTACCCCAACCGGCAACGAAACCCAGCAAGTGTATTCTTCAAACGACAATGAAGTCCGCCGGCGGCCAAGATGCTAACCTGTTTCGCGTTGACAAACTTCGTGGCTGGTATCCGATTGTGGGCAAAGTAGACAACAAAATTGTTCAAACG ggtaaaatcgaactagaacTGGAGGTACTGACCGAAGAGGAAGCCATTTTAAGGCCCGCTGGAAGAGGAAGGAAATCCCCGCAAAGTTTACCTGCTCCGAG CCGACCGGACGCGTCTTTCAACTGGTATCGCAACCCACTCAAATCCTTGCGGGTAATCGTATGGCCAACTGTCCGCCGGGCAGTCATTATCGGCTCTATCGTAGCGCTCATCGTACTCGTCTGCATCGGAGTAATTCGCAGCTTTCCCGCCTCCGTAGTCAATGAAGCTTTCGCTAGAAAGGCTTCCTTGGAGAGAACTGTCCGGACCGGCCAAGCAGAAGAAGAGCAGGAGAGCGCATGA